The Natrinema pellirubrum DSM 15624 region TCGCTCTCGACGATATCGGCGTCCGCGCGGACGTAGTGCAGGCGGAACGAGCCCTCGAGTTCCGGGGCGTAGCGTTCGGCGTCGTTGCCCATCCCCCGACGGCTCTTGGGCGTCGGGTGCTGGAGGTGGCCGAAGACCAGCGACTGCTCGGCCTCGCGGAAGGTGAAGTCCGTCCCGTAGAGGGCGTCGCCGTCGTCGGCGCGGGCCTCGACGTACCGCTCGACGTTTCGACAGGAGCGGACGACCCGCTCGAGGAGGTCGTCGCGGTTGGGGTCCGCGCCGCGGGCGAGTTCGAGTTCCTTCGTCGCGAGCGTCGCGAGCGTCGCATAGTCCAACGGCTGGGGCTCGCCGTCGCCGGCCCGGAAAGCGGCCGGCAGATCGAACAGGTGACGGCCCGTCGGGGACCGGTACCTGACCGGAACGAAGAGGTCGATCCCCTGGTTCGGAAGCGAACACCGCAGGACGAGCCCGCTCTCGGGCCGGCGGTCGATCGGCGTCTCGGCCGCGGGAACGAACTCGCCGGCACCGGTCTCGAGGCAGTAGCAGTTCAGGAAGCTATGCACCGTCGCGTCGCGTGCGACTCGCGTCGCGTCGACGCCGTCGTCGGACGTACTCGTCCGTGTCGTGGGTCGTACTGTCATGTGGAATCGGTCTCCGCTTCGAGTGCCTCGCCGCGGTCGACGACCGCCGCGAGGACAGCTTGGAGGTCGGAAAGCGTCGTTTTCGGGTTCAACAGGGTGAGTTTCAGCGCGGCGGTACCGTCGACTTCGGTCCGCGCGAGGATGGCCTCGCCGTCGGCGAACAGTTCGTCGCGGATCCCGCGGTTGAGCCGATCGAGCGCGGGCCGAGACGCGGAACCGGGCCGGTCGTCCGACTCGCCCGCTCGAGCGCCGCGATCCGAGGGCCGATACCGAAAGACCACCGCGCTGAGTTCGGGGTCACAACACAGCTCCAGCGCCGGCTCGGCCCGGATCTCGTCAGCGACGGCGTCGGCCAGCTCGCAGACGTACTCGACGCAGTCGGCCACGCCGGCCCGGCCCAGCGCGTTGAACGTCACGAACGGCTTCAGCGCGTCGAACCGACGGGTCGTCCGCGGCGATTTCGAGACGAGATTCGGCACCCCCGCCGCGTCGTCGCGCTCGGGGTTGAGATAGGCCGCGTTGCGCTCGAGGAACCGATAGCGGTCGCCGTCGCGCAACAGGAAAGCCCCACAGCTGATGGGCTGGTAGAACAGCTTGTGGAAGTCGACCGCGATCGAGTCGGCGCGATCGATCCCCGCGAGTTTGGGTCGCAGCGAGTCGCTGATCGCACAGGCCCCGCCGTAGGCGGCGTCGACGTGCAGCCACAGGTCGTGTTCCGCGGCCCGGTCGGCCAGCGGCGCGAGCGGATCGATGCTCCCGAAGTCGGTCGTGCCCGCGGTGGCGACGATCGCGAAGGGGCGGCGGCCGTCGGCTGCGAGGGCCTCAAGGGTCTCGTCCAGCGCCGCGAGGTTCATCCGGCGGTCGTCGTCGGTCGGCACCGTGACGACCGCGTCCTCGCCGAGCCCGAGGTGGTGGGCGGCCTGGTCGGCGGTGAAGTGGGCGGCGTCCGAACAGAGGAGCCGGAGGTCGGCCGCCTCCGGCGGGAGCCCGGCCGACTGGACGTCGCGGTCGAACCGCGTCTGGCAGTACCAGTCCCGGGCCAACAAGAGCCCGAGGAGGTTCGATTCCGTGCCGCCGCCGGTGAAGACGCCGTCGGCATCGGCCGGATAGTCGAACAGGTCACAGCAGGCGTCGACGACCCGTTCCTCCAGGACGGAGGCGGCGGGAGCCTGATCGAACGAGTCCAGCGACTGATTGGTTCCCGAGAGCAACAGCTCGGCGGCCAGCGCCGGGATCGCCGGCGGACAGTGCAGATGTGCGACGCAGTCGGGATCGTGGACCCGGACCGAGTCGGTGAGGACCTCCTCCGCGACCGTCTCGAGGACGGCCGCAAGCGAATCGCCCGTCTCGGGAACGACGGTCAGTTCGTCGATCCGCGCACGGAGCGTCTCGTGGTCGGTTCCGGCGTAGGGGCCATCGACCGTCGCGAACGACTCGAGGAGGCAGTCGCGGGCCCGATCGATCGCCGCCGCGTACGCGGCGTTGCCGTCCGGATCGCCGAGGAAGGCGCTGGCCGTATCCGGCGGCGTCGGCCCGTCGGTCGCCGCGCGGTGCCGTCCGGTGAGGTCGCCGCCGGTCATGCCGGAGCCTCCGCGCGATCCTGTCGGGCCGTGAGGGCCGCGCGAACGCTCTCGTGGACGATCTCGGCGACCGTATCGATCCGTGAGGGCGAGATCGTCAGCGGGGGAAGGAACCGGACGACGCTGCCGTCCCGACCGCCGGTCTCGACGACGAGCCCGCGATCGAACGCCGCCGACTGGACGGCCGATGCGAGGTCACCGTCGGCGGGATAGTGACCGAGCGAGTCCGGTTCGCCGTCGGGATCGACGAGTTCCATGCCGAGCATGAGGCCGCGCCCGCGGACATCCCCGACCGCCTCGAACGTCGCCGCGGTCTCCTCGAGGCGGTCCCGTAGCCGATCGCCCATCGCCGCGGCGTGGTCCTCGAGGTCGTTCTCGAGGACGTACTCGATGGTCGCCGCGCCGGCGGCCATGCCGAGCTGATTGCCGCGGAACGTGCCGGCGTGCGCTCCGGGCTCCCAGACGTCCAGTGACTCGTCGTAGACGACGACCGACAGCGGGAGTCCGCCGCCGACGGCCTTCGAGAGCGTCATCACGTCCGGGACGACGTCGGCGTATTCGATCCCGTATAGTTCGCCGGTTCGCCCGAGCCCGGTCTGGATCTCGTCGACGATCAGCGGCACGTCGCGTTCGCGGGTGATCCGGCGCATCTCGCGGAGCCAGTCGGCAGGGGCCGGCACCGCGCCGCCCTCCCCCTGTACCGGCTCGAGGATCATACCGGCGGGGTCGACGACCCCGCTATCGGGGTTCGAGAGGGTTCGCTCGACGTACTCGGCGCTCGTCCGCCAGCAGGCCTCGCCGCCGAGCCCGAACGGACACCGATAGGCGTAGGGATAGGGCAGGTGCTGGACGTTCGGCATCAATCCCGGCACGTCCTCCTTGGCCGCCGTATCGCCCATCAGTCCGAGCGCGCCGTGGGTCATCCCGTGGTAGCCGCCCTGAAAGGCCAGCATCGACCGGTTCCCCGTCGCCGTCTTGACGAGTTTCAGCGCGGCTTCGACGGCGTCGGTGCCGGCCGGACTGCAGAACTGCACCTTCGCCGTTTCGGCGAACTCGTCGGGGAGGCTCTCGAGCAGTCGATCGACGAACCGCTCTTTGACCGGCGTCGTCAGATCGAGCGTGTGGATCGCACGTCCCCGCTCGAGCAGTTCCTCCATCCGTTCGACGACTGCGGGGTGGTTGTGGCCGAGCGCGAGCGTCCCCGCGCCTGCCAGACAGTCGATGTACTCGTTGCCGTCAACGTCCTCGAGGATCGCCCCGTCGGCGCGTTCGATCGCCAGCGGCAGCGATCGGGGGTAGGTCCGCGCGTTCGATTCGCGCCGGGCCTGTTGTGCGAGGAGCTGCTCGGCCGACGAACCGCCGTCGGTCACGGTCGCTCACCGCCGGCCGGCGACCGATCTTCGAGTCGGGTCGGTAGTAGTCGTCGCGTCGTCATGCAGGTTTTAGGCCAGCCTAAATATTGAAAAGCGTGTCGGTTTTAGGCCAACCTAAAGCTTATACATGAGGTGCTGAAAGAAAGCAAAACGGCGTGGAGCGGAGCTAAGCGGCGATCACAGCGGACGAACCGACCCCCCGAAGCGGCCAGTGATCGGGCCCGAACTGCGGAATCAGCGGCCAGCAGCCGGTCGCCGGATCGACCGGTAGCAGGCGGTAACTACCGCTACCCGGCCGGGTTCAGGATCGGACCGTCCCGACACCGACCCGCGAAACAGGGCGGGTTAATTTAAGTGTCCGTCGTACTGAGGGATCGGTTCGGACGCCGCGGTCCATCGTCGGCCCCGGATCGAAGGGCGACAGAGAGCCGGCGACGGGTCCAGTACCGGCCCGTCGTCGACCCGGCCGACGCGACCGTTGCCACCGGTGACGGCGACCGTCTCGGTCATGGTCGCGCTTCGACGCGAGCGCGTAAAAGCGGCCGCCGCGTCAGTGACGGGGCGGTAGAAGGAAGTGTCGCTCGATTACTCGGGCTTCAGGCCGCCGTCCTGGACGCGCATGACGGCCTCGCCGTCGGCGAGGTTCGGCGCGTCGACCAGTTTGACGATCCGCTTGTCGCCCTTGGACTTGCGCAGGTAGATCCGGAAGGTAGACTTGTGGCCGAGGATGTTGCCACCGATCGGTTGGGTCGGGTCGCCGAAGAACGAGTCGGGGTTCGAGGCGACCTGATTGGTGACGATGACGGCGGTGTTGTAGAGGTTCCCGACCTTGTCGAGGTCGTGGAGGTGCTTGTTGAGTTTCTGCTGTCGGTCGGCGAGTTCGCCACGGCCGACGTACTCCGCGCGGAAGTGGGCGGTCAGCGAGTCCACACAGAGGAGACGAACCGGATACTCGCTGTCCTCGTGTTCGCTCGCGAGTTCCTTGGCCTTCTCGGCCAGCAGCATCTGGTGGTTGGAGTTGAACGCCTTCGCGACGTGGATCTTCTCGAGGACGTCCTCGACGAGTGCGTCGACTGCGTCCTCGTCGTCGGCCGAGCCCTCGATCTCGCGGTCCTCGAGGGTCGCGTTGATGGCCTCGTCGGACAGGCCCCGAACCATGTCGTCGATCCGCTCGGGCCGGAAGGTGTCCTCGCTGTCCACGAAGATGGCGCTGCCGTGGAGCCCGCCGACTTCCTGGGGAAGCTGGACGTTGACGGCCATCTGGTGGGTGACCTGGGACTTGCCGGCCCCGAACTCGCCGTAGACTTCGGTGATCGACTGGGTCTCGATCCCGCCGCCGAGCAGGTCGTCGACCTCGTCGATGTGCCAGCGTAGCTTGCCGATTTCGTTTCGCCGCTCCAGTACCGTCGAACCGGTCTCGAAGCCGCCGACGTCGGCGGCGTCACGGGCGGCGTTGACGATGTCCGCGGCGGTGGACTCGCCGACGTCGGCCGTGTTCGACAGCTCCGACGGCGAGGCGACGGCGAGACTCTGGAAGGAGTCGAAACCTGCATCGTGGAGTTTGTCTGCGGTCGCGGGTCCGACACCGGGGAGTTCCTCGAGATCTGCTTCGGGCATACTCCTCCGTTGTGCCGGACCCCCCATAAACCCTCGTTTACAGGGGAGTGAAAGTGAAAGTGCAGGCGGGCAACGGGGTAGTCGGAACTGGAGGCCGTGGGTTTAGAACGAAAGACGCGCCTCTCCGGGACCGGCGAGCGACGGTCAGCGCCGCGGTTCGTCGCCCCACTCGAGGCAGTGGAGGCGCTCGTCCTCGCAGCCGACGAACAGCCGGCCGTCGCCGATCGCGGGCGTGCCGATCACGCCGTCCTCGAGGGCGACGTGCCACGCGAGGTCGCAGTCGTCGGCGACGTCGATCCCGTATACCGAGCCGCTGGCGTCGCCGACGCAAACGACATCGCCGGCGACGACCGGGCACGACCGGATCGAGCCGTCGAGTTCGATCCCCTTCCGGGAGAAGAGCCAGCCCCGCAGTTTCCGCCGGCCGACGGTGGTGTCGGTGACGTGGCAGTAGCCGTCCGCAGCCCCGACGAAGGTGGTCTCGGCGGCCGGGAGGACGGTCGCGGACGTGGTGAAGGCGTCGCGGATCTCGTAGGTGAACCACGACTGGCCGGTACCGGCGTCCATCGCGACCATCGTTCCCTCGTCGTCGGCGACGTAGACGCGACCGTCGGCGACGGTCGGGCCGGCCTCGAGCGCGCCGTCGGCCGGCGCGGTCCAGACTTCCTCGCCCGTCTCAGCTTCGAGGGCGACGACGGCCCCGTACTCGGTTCCGGCGAAGAGGCGATCACCGGTCCACTCTCCGTTGGTGTCGGCGGGTCGGTCCGTCTCGAGCGGGCGCGGATCAGTCCCGGCGAGGGGGTCCGCGTCCGACGGTTCGTCCCGCTCGAGGGCCGAACGACGACGCCGTCCCTCCCGACCGTCGGCGACCGCCGGCGCGCCGACGACGCCCGACTCGGTCTCGTGGCGCCATAGTTCGGTCCCCGTCTCGGGCTCGAGCGCGGTCACTCCGTCCGCGTGGCCGACGTAGAGTCGGCCGTCGGAGAGCGCAAGCGCGGCCTCGAGGCCGTCCACGAGGTCGACTTCCCACTCCACCTCGCCCCGGCCGGGGTCGAGCGCACGAACCGTCCCGTCGGCGGTCCCCAGAAACAGTCGGTCGCGGGTCACAAGCGGCGCGGTGTCGGTCGCGGCCGTCGTCTCGGCAACCCACCGGCGACGGCCGGTCGCCCGCTCGAGGGCATAGCAGTTCCCCCGTGCCGTGCCGACGTAGACGGTGTCGCGGTCACAGACCGGCGACCCCGGCGGGCCGGCGAGATCGACCGTCCAGCCCTCGGTTACGCGGGTGGGGCCGTCGATCTCGCGCCGACACCCGGAGTTGTGCGGATCGCCCTTGAACTGGTTCCACTCGGTCACTGTCCCCGGCTACCGAGCGAACCGTCATAACAGTGGGTGGAGCCGCTGCCGTCGCTCGTCGAACGGAGCGGGCGGCAGGAAAAGGGGCAACTGGTGTATGGCGCAGTTGTGATGATGATGATGTGGCTTCCTGCCGCGTACGTCTTCCTATACGGGGAGCGGGCATACGGCTGACTCCTACACGATTTGGGAGTCGGCCGGTCCGCGAGGGACCCCCCGACGACGTGATCGCCTCGTCGGGCAACGGCGGATTCGACCGGTTCGAAAACGGCGCTACTCCCAGGGGTGGGTTCCGCCCTCGCTGGGCCAGAGCGGGTACCAGTAGTCCTTCTCGCGCTCGATCTCGAGTTCGCCGTCTAAGGTCGACTCGAGAGTGAACTCCGCGCTCGAGTCACGTTCCCGGCCCGACCGGGGGACGAAGGGGTAGAACCGCCCCCGGCGGAAGGAGTAGATCCAGTAGGCGGGATCGCCCGCTCCGGCGGTTCCACCGCCTCCGTCTCGATGCCGCTTCGCGGCATCGCCCTTCTCGTACGCGAAGACGGCCGCCAGCAGCCGCGAGCCGTAGCCGTGTTCGATGAACGTGTCCGCCGCGAAGTGCATGCTCGTGATCAGGTCCTCGGGGTCGTCGTCCGCGAGGACGACCCAGTGATAGCCGTGGTCGTCACTGGTGACCGAGAAGGCTGTGCCGGTCTCCTCGCGGCCGGCCTCGAGGATCGCCTCGACCTCGTCGACGGCGTCGCGGAAGGCCGCCGAGTCGACGCCGGAGAAACAGAGCGCGCCGACGTCGAGCGACTCGTAGCCCAGATCGGCCTGCATCGTGAGGTAGGCGGTACTCATCCCGAAGAGGTCGTCGGGGTCGGCGTCACGGCCGGCGTCGGCCTCGGCCCGGGAGCCGAGGATAGCCCGCAGCCCGTCCAGCAGTCCCATACCTCGAGTGACGGGCGCCGTACCTTAGAACGATTGCATTTCGCGCTCGAGATCGCGGAGCTGTTCGACGCGCTTCTCGGTCGGCGGATGCGTCGCGAACAGGCGGCCGACGACGCCGGACTTGATCGGGATGATGAAGAAGGCGTTCATCTCTGCCTCCTCGCGCAGGTCGTCCTTGGGAACCTTGTCCATCTCGCCGGAGATCTTCAACAGGGCGGAGGCGAGCGCCGAGGGGTTGCCGGTGATGGCCGCGGCACCGCGGTCGGCGGCGTACTCGCGGTACCGGGAGAGCGCCCGGATCAGCAGGTAGCTGATGATCCAGACCAGCAACGAGACGAGGATGGCGACGACGATACCGCCCCCACCCTGCCGATCGCCCCCGCGTCTGTGGCCACCGCCGAAGAACGCCCCCCAGCGAACCATCATGAACGCGATCGTCGAGAGGAAGGAGGCGATAGTCATCACCATCATGTCGCGGTTTTTGACGTGGGCGAGTTCGTGGGCGAGGACGCCGTCGAGTTCGTCCTGCTCGAGCGTGTCCATGATCCCGGTCGTTACACAGACGGCGGCGTTTTTCTGATTGCGGCCGGTCGCGAAGGCGTTGGGCGTGTTCGAATCGACCACCGCGACCTTCGGTTTCGGGAGGTCGGCCTGCTGGGAGAGGCGTTCGATCGAGGCGTGCAGTTGCGGGTACTCGTCGGCCGAGACCGTCTTCGCGCCCATGCTCCGCAGGGTCAGCGTGTCGCTGAAGTAGTACTGTACGAGCGAGAAGCCGCCGAAGAACAGCCCGAAAACCAGCAGTCCGCCGCCGACGTAGGCGGTGATCACGGCCGCGAAGACGATATACAGCGCAAATAGCAGAAACATCGTCACGAACATCCGAAGTCGCAATCCCCAGTCCGCCTGCCAGTTCATGCCTAGAGCAACGGGCTGGGCCGAAATAAGTACCTTGACCATCGGGCCGAGAAACGCGCCGGCACGTCGAGGAGTGGAGCCGTCGGACCAGTCCGTGAAAACGTATATTTTGGTCGACGCGTTTCGACGAAACAGCAATGCCCTCCCCACAGTCGGTATGCCTCGAGGAGTGTACGTGGACGGAAGTCGAAACGGCGCTCGAGAACGGAACACGGACGGCGATCGTCGCGGTCGGGTCGATCGAGCAACACGGACCGCACCTGCCGCTGAACATGGACACGCTCGATGGCGACGAACTCGCACGCCGAATCGCCGCGGAACTCGGCGACGCGCTGGCTGCCCCGACGATCCGCCCCGGCTGCTCGGGCCACCACATGGCGTTTCCGGGGACGATCACGATGCCGCCGGAGACGCTGATGGACGTGATCCGCGCCTACTGTCGCTCGCTGGACGATCACGGGTTCGACCACGTCGTCCTCGTCCCGACCCACGGCGGGAACTTCGCGCCGGTCTCGACGGTCGCACCCGAAATCGCTCGCGAGATCGATGCCTCCGTGATCGCCCTCGCGGACCTCGACGATCACATGGAACTGCTGAACGAGGGCCTTCGAGAGGCCGGCCTCGAATATCAACAGGATGTTATCCACGCCGGTGCCGCCGAGACGGCTATGATCCTCGCGATCAAGGAGGGGCTCGTCCGGACGGACCGCCTCGAGACGGGACCGGAGGGATCGTTCTCAACGGCGCGACTGCTCAGCGAGGGGTTCGAATCGATCACGGAGAACGGCGTGCTGGGAGATCCCAGCGAGGCCACGGCCGACGCCGGCGAGGCGATTTTCGACGCCGTCACCGACGCATACGTCGAGCGTATCGAAGCCGAGCGCGACGCCGTAAGCGACGGGACGCAGTGACCGGCGACGGCTCCGCGTCGTGCCCGCCGGCGGTATTGTAATCGCAGTTGATACGTCACGAGCCGGTCGATCGAACCCCTTCGTTTCGCATGGAGACCTTGTGACGGAGTCACGTCTGACGCGACCGTACCGGCAGTAGTGTGACGGTCGTCTGACGTTTTGCTACTCTCCCCCTCCGTTTCGCGTAGAGCGACGCGAGGGTCACGGAACCGTACCGGTCGGAGACTGGAAGCGACGGGGGCCGATCGGACGGCTCTCGAGCGGAGACGGGCCGCTTAACTCCGCGAGGTCCCAAACGGGGCCAATGAGTGAGTCGCGCGCGTTCTGTCCCCGGTGTGGGGATCCGGTCCCCGAGCGGTCGACCACCGACGCGAACGATCCGTTACGCCCCGGTGCCGAGGTCGAACTCTGCGATTCCTGTTACTTCGAGGACTTCGACTTCGTCGACGCGCCGGACCGGATCGACGTCCGGGTCTGTGCCCAATGTGGCGCGGTCTACCGGGGGAACCGATGGGTCGACGTCGGCGCACAGGACTACACGGACATCGCCATCGAGGAGGTCAGCGAGGCGCTTGGCGTCCACGTCGACGTCGAGGACGTCGCCTGGCAGATCGATCCCGAGCAGGTCGATCAGAACACGATCCGGATGCACTCGTTTTTCACCGGCGTCGTCCGCGAGACGCCGGTCGAGGAAGAGGTGACCGTGCCGGTCAAGATCGCCCGCCAGACCTGTACCCGCTGTGGACGGATCGCCGGCGACTACTACGCCAGCATCGTCCAGATCCGCGCCGAGGACCGGACCCCGACGACCGAGGAGATCGAACGGGCAAAGGAGATCGCGAACGGGATCGTCGCCGACATGGAGGCCACGGGCGACCGCAACGCCTTCGTCACCGAGATCGGCGAGGTAGACGACGGGCTGAACATCAAGGTCTCGACCAACAAGATCGGGAAGAAGATCTCGAACAAGATGATCGAGGAGTTCGGCGGCACCGTCAACGACGCCGAGACGCTGGTCACGGAAGACGAGGACGGCAACGAGGTCTACCGGGTCACCTTCGCCGTCCGACTGCCGCCCTACAGGCCCGGCAACGTGATCGATCTCGCCGACGACGATGGCGGCCCCGTCCTCGTCCGCAGCGCTCGCGGCAACCTCAAGGGCGTCCGCGTGACGACCGGCGAGCGCTACGAGGCCGGCTACGAGGAGGGCAACTCCCCCGACGCGCGGAAGTTGGGCGACCTCGAGGACGTGGCCGAGGCGACGGTCGTCACCGTCGAGGACGACAACGCCGTGCAGGTCCTCGATCCCGAAACGTTTCAGGCCACAACGGTCGCCCGGCCGGACTATTTCGATCCCGACGCCGAGACCGTCCCCGTCCTGAAGAGCCGTGCCGGCCTGCACATCCTGCCCGAGGACGATGACTGACGAGTACGTGGAGGCGGACGCGACGGAGGCCGACCGCGCGCTCGAGCCGGCGGCCGACGAGGTCTTAGAGCGGGCGACGGCCGACGGCCCACTGGCTGCGGTCGTCACGAAACCCCGCGCCGAGACGGCCGCCGAGTCGCTCCGCGCGGAGGGGGTCTACGACGAGACGCGGCGCGTCCGGGAAGACGGCCCCGACAGGGTCGCGCTCCCGATCACCGAGCCGCCCACCGAGACCGACGTACTCGAGGTCGTCAGGCAACTCGAGCCCGAATCCCGGAGCCCCGATCTCGAGGACCTGCTCGCCGACCGGGGCTGGAGCGAGCGCGACCTCGAGTCGGTGCCGGGCTCGTGGGCGGTGATCGGCTCGGTGATCCTCGTGACGGTGCCCGAGGGCTGTCACGACGAGCGGGAACTGGGCGAGGCGCTGCTCGAACTCCACGGCGAGGCCGACAGCGTGTTGGCCGACGAAGGGATCGCAAACGACGGTGCGGCCGGCACCCATCGCGAGCCCCGGACCCGACTGCTCGCCGGGGACGCGAACACGGAAACGATCCACACCGAACACGGGACGCAGTACGGGCTCGACCCCGCGAAGGTGATGTTCTCGCCGGGCAACCAGGCCGAGCGGGCCCGGATGGAAGAACTCGGGAGTAGCGACGAACGCGTCTTCGACATGTTCGCCGGGATCGGCTACTTCACCCTCCCGATGGCCCGGGCCGGCGCGCGGGTGACCGCGACCGAGATCAACCCGACCGCCTTCCGCTACCTGCTCGAGAACGCCGTCCTCAACGACGTCGACGACCGGGTCGACGCCTACATGACCGACTGTCGCGACCTCGCGAGCGAGATCGATGCCGATCGGGTCGTCATGGGCTACTACGGGCACGCCGACGGCGATGGCGGTGGAGACGGAACCGCGGATCACGGCACGCGCAGCGACGAGGCCCACGACTTCCTCGGGGACGCCCTCGAGGCGCTCGTTCCCGGCGGCGTCGTCCACTACCACGAGGCGACCCCGGAAGCGCTGCTGTGGGAGCGGCCGATAGAACGCCTCGAGGCGGCCGCCGACGCGGCCGGACACGACCTCGAGATCCTCGAAAAGCGACGGGTCAAAAGCCACAGCGCGGGCGTGGCCCACGTCGTCGTCGACGCTCGGTTCGAGTAGGGCCGACCGGAAACGGTCGCCGGCCACGGGGTGTCGTGGCATTGATACTCGAGCAGGGACTGCGTCGCTGTATGGACAAGAATCAGCTCATCGCCGTCGTCTTCGCGCTGCTGATGGTGACCTCGATGGTCGCCTGGGGCGCGACGGCCATCTTCTAATCGGCCGGCCGTCTCACTCGTCGGTGTCCCAGACGTCCGCAAGCGGACTCGAGCGGGAGGACCGCCGCGACCCGCTCGAGCGCGACGACGAGCGGCCGGAGCCGCCGTTTCCGTCGGCGTTCGCCCCGCTCGTCGCCCCGCGCGAACCGGTGTGCGAGCCGCGACCGGACCGGCCACCCGACGCCGGGTCCGTCCCCGCGAGCGCGGCCCGGGGTTCGAACTCCGGTAGCGCCGGTCGCTCCATCCGGTCGACCTGCGCCGCGAACCAGTCGGGCATGTCCGTCCGCGCGCGCTCGAAGCAATCGAGCAGGCTCGAGTCGGCCAGATACGTCGCCCCGTAGTCGTCGGGGGCGCGGACGACCCGGCCGCAGGCCTGGATGACCGTTCGCAGCGTCGTCCGGTAGTACCACGCCCACTGACCCTCCTCGAGGCGGTGGGCGACTCTCGAGTCGCCGGTGTTGAGGAACGGCGCTTTGCAGATGACCTGCCAGCGACAGAGGTCGCCCTTGAGGTCCAGGGCCTCCTCCATCTTCACCGAGAGGAAGACATCGGGGTCGTCGCTCGCTTTCCACGCGTCGAGGGCGGCGTCGCGGCCGTCTCGGTCGTGGGTGCGGACCCGGTCGCCGACGCCGAAGTCCGAAAGCAGGTCGGCGAGTCGCTCCTGGATGTCGTAGGAGTGGGCGTGGATCAGTCCCTTCTCGTCGGGATGGTGCTGCATGAGCCGGACGATCGTCCGC contains the following coding sequences:
- a CDS encoding class I SAM-dependent methyltransferase gives rise to the protein MTDEYVEADATEADRALEPAADEVLERATADGPLAAVVTKPRAETAAESLRAEGVYDETRRVREDGPDRVALPITEPPTETDVLEVVRQLEPESRSPDLEDLLADRGWSERDLESVPGSWAVIGSVILVTVPEGCHDERELGEALLELHGEADSVLADEGIANDGAAGTHREPRTRLLAGDANTETIHTEHGTQYGLDPAKVMFSPGNQAERARMEELGSSDERVFDMFAGIGYFTLPMARAGARVTATEINPTAFRYLLENAVLNDVDDRVDAYMTDCRDLASEIDADRVVMGYYGHADGDGGGDGTADHGTRSDEAHDFLGDALEALVPGGVVHYHEATPEALLWERPIERLEAAADAAGHDLEILEKRRVKSHSAGVAHVVVDARFE
- a CDS encoding 60S ribosomal export protein NMD3, which codes for MSESRAFCPRCGDPVPERSTTDANDPLRPGAEVELCDSCYFEDFDFVDAPDRIDVRVCAQCGAVYRGNRWVDVGAQDYTDIAIEEVSEALGVHVDVEDVAWQIDPEQVDQNTIRMHSFFTGVVRETPVEEEVTVPVKIARQTCTRCGRIAGDYYASIVQIRAEDRTPTTEEIERAKEIANGIVADMEATGDRNAFVTEIGEVDDGLNIKVSTNKIGKKISNKMIEEFGGTVNDAETLVTEDEDGNEVYRVTFAVRLPPYRPGNVIDLADDDGGPVLVRSARGNLKGVRVTTGERYEAGYEEGNSPDARKLGDLEDVAEATVVTVEDDNAVQVLDPETFQATTVARPDYFDPDAETVPVLKSRAGLHILPEDDD